The Listeria welshimeri serovar 6b str. SLCC5334 genome has a window encoding:
- a CDS encoding MMPL family transporter, producing the protein MKWIMKLRWAILAFWLAAAVVLMFIAPPMADLVREKGELKLPDGYPSSLATEMQKKHNPDDKGSAYIAVYTADHKLNGTELNDIKKSLDSINKDKDELHVTNVLSSFNQPELKDKFLSKDGKTLVASLTVDDTDASVKSIRNALDKKMDVKGVDTYLTGNKLIQEDVVQGSEDGLHKTEGITVVFILVVLFLVFRSAVAPFIPLITVGISYLVAQSTVAFLIDLFNFPVSTYTQIFMVCIMFGIGTDYCILLMSRFKEEMGAGLNPREAVHTTYRTAGKTVIYSGVAVLVAFTSLYFVQFDLYRSAVAVGVGIVVLLAALYTLVPFFMSTLGTHLFWPLNKNISHKENKIWGAAGKFTFARPWIALLIVAAITLPPILLHTGTESFNSLDEISDKYPSKKGFEIVSDSFGAGQVAPTQIFIENDDNMRTTEYIAQIEKISDDLSHLKGIDMVMSASRPAGKRVDDIYIKNQAGQVNDGVGQATDGVGEVKKGLDSASSELKKSEPELDKAVSGVNDLQKGTVATKEGINQLQTALTQIQTGIESGATGAGDLKKGVTEAKSQLATLQNGEAQIQAGYVEIQKNLQNVADQLKGFENPNAQAIDTSKLEAQFKKIGESFQTFATAHPEVRNDPKFQKLAADIQGLETAGSELKTAAGQQMAALQSKMNELNQGIQQLATAMNQLNQQSKQISDGLSAFSTGLGQVETGLDQLEKGLNQAADGQNQVVSKMPEISSALTQIAAGQGALKEGFAGISGQMGELTDGLTSGADGLGKVESGLNTANGLIDDWSKVPYASSGIYVPDALLKNADFQKVLDQYISSDGKMATINVILTKNPYSNEAMDSIDDINDQLAATMKGTKLENAKIGIGGMTSANYDTRDMSTADYHLVLVIVLASVFVTLVVVLRSLVMPIYLIASLVLTYFAALGFAEIIFMRILGYSGLTWATPFFGFVVLVALGIDYSIFLMSRFNEYNGLSVRDRMIKAMKNMGGVIFSAVIILGGTFAAMMPAGVLSLLEIATVVLIGLVLYAVVILPLFVPVMVKLFGRGNWWPFITRKGDHQENVPPKE; encoded by the coding sequence ATGAAATGGATTATGAAACTCCGCTGGGCCATTTTAGCTTTTTGGCTTGCAGCAGCAGTCGTATTAATGTTTATTGCACCACCCATGGCAGATCTTGTACGCGAAAAAGGCGAATTAAAACTGCCCGATGGCTATCCGTCATCACTTGCAACAGAAATGCAAAAGAAACACAACCCGGATGATAAAGGCTCAGCTTATATTGCTGTTTATACAGCTGATCATAAATTAAACGGAACAGAATTAAACGATATCAAAAAATCACTTGACTCTATAAACAAAGATAAAGACGAACTTCATGTAACAAATGTCTTATCGAGCTTCAATCAACCCGAATTAAAAGATAAATTCTTATCAAAAGATGGTAAAACATTGGTAGCAAGCCTTACCGTAGATGATACAGATGCTTCTGTAAAAAGTATACGCAATGCTTTAGACAAGAAAATGGATGTTAAGGGTGTTGATACGTATTTAACTGGGAATAAGCTCATTCAAGAAGATGTAGTTCAAGGATCAGAGGACGGTTTACATAAAACAGAAGGCATCACAGTTGTCTTTATTTTAGTTGTATTATTCCTTGTTTTCCGTTCTGCAGTGGCTCCATTTATCCCACTAATCACAGTTGGAATCAGTTATCTAGTTGCACAAAGCACAGTAGCTTTCTTAATAGACCTCTTTAATTTCCCGGTTTCTACTTACACGCAGATATTTATGGTCTGTATCATGTTTGGAATTGGAACCGATTATTGTATTCTCTTAATGAGCAGATTTAAAGAAGAAATGGGTGCAGGGCTTAATCCACGAGAAGCTGTTCATACCACTTACCGCACAGCTGGAAAGACAGTTATTTACAGTGGTGTAGCTGTTTTAGTTGCATTCACCTCTTTATACTTTGTTCAATTCGATTTATATCGTTCCGCAGTAGCAGTTGGTGTCGGGATTGTTGTTTTACTAGCCGCACTTTACACGCTCGTGCCATTCTTTATGAGTACGCTCGGAACGCATCTATTCTGGCCACTAAATAAAAATATAAGTCATAAAGAAAATAAAATTTGGGGAGCTGCTGGTAAATTCACTTTTGCAAGACCGTGGATTGCACTTTTGATTGTTGCAGCTATCACCTTACCACCAATTTTACTTCACACAGGGACAGAATCATTCAATTCACTAGATGAAATTAGCGATAAATATCCATCTAAAAAAGGTTTTGAAATCGTCTCCGATAGTTTTGGAGCCGGACAAGTCGCGCCAACTCAAATCTTTATTGAAAATGATGATAACATGCGCACAACAGAATATATTGCGCAAATCGAAAAAATTTCTGATGATTTATCTCATTTAAAAGGTATTGACATGGTTATGAGTGCGTCGCGTCCTGCCGGGAAACGAGTGGATGATATTTACATCAAAAACCAGGCCGGACAAGTAAATGATGGCGTTGGTCAAGCAACAGATGGTGTGGGTGAAGTGAAGAAAGGCTTAGACTCTGCTAGTTCAGAACTCAAAAAATCAGAGCCAGAACTTGATAAAGCCGTTTCAGGAGTTAATGATTTACAAAAAGGAACGGTGGCAACTAAAGAAGGTATCAATCAATTACAAACCGCGCTAACGCAAATCCAAACAGGAATTGAAAGCGGAGCAACTGGCGCTGGTGACTTGAAAAAAGGCGTTACAGAAGCAAAATCTCAATTAGCTACTTTACAAAACGGAGAGGCTCAAATCCAAGCAGGTTATGTTGAAATTCAAAAAAACTTGCAAAATGTAGCAGATCAATTAAAAGGTTTTGAAAACCCTAACGCACAAGCGATTGACACATCCAAATTAGAAGCACAGTTTAAAAAAATCGGCGAATCTTTCCAAACATTCGCAACAGCTCATCCAGAAGTAAGAAACGATCCTAAGTTCCAAAAACTAGCTGCTGATATTCAAGGTTTAGAAACGGCTGGTAGCGAACTAAAAACAGCGGCAGGACAACAAATGGCCGCACTTCAATCAAAAATGAACGAATTAAATCAAGGGATTCAACAACTAGCAACTGCGATGAATCAATTAAACCAACAATCTAAACAAATTTCTGATGGCCTTAGTGCATTTAGTACAGGACTTGGCCAAGTAGAAACGGGATTAGATCAATTAGAAAAAGGTCTAAATCAAGCAGCTGATGGTCAAAATCAAGTTGTTTCCAAAATGCCTGAAATCTCTAGTGCCCTAACTCAAATTGCAGCTGGGCAAGGTGCACTAAAAGAAGGTTTTGCAGGAATTAGCGGTCAAATGGGTGAGTTGACAGATGGCTTAACTTCTGGCGCTGATGGTTTAGGGAAAGTAGAAAGCGGCTTAAACACCGCTAATGGACTTATTGATGATTGGTCCAAGGTTCCATATGCAAGTTCTGGAATATACGTACCAGATGCGTTACTAAAAAATGCCGATTTCCAAAAAGTATTAGATCAATACATTTCTTCAGATGGAAAAATGGCAACAATTAATGTTATTTTGACAAAAAATCCATATTCCAATGAAGCAATGGATTCCATTGATGACATTAACGACCAACTCGCAGCCACTATGAAAGGTACTAAACTGGAAAATGCGAAGATTGGTATCGGTGGAATGACTAGTGCTAACTACGATACAAGAGATATGTCGACAGCAGATTATCATTTAGTACTTGTCATTGTTTTAGCGAGTGTATTCGTCACACTTGTTGTAGTTCTTCGTTCTCTAGTTATGCCAATTTATCTAATTGCATCACTTGTATTAACGTACTTTGCTGCACTTGGATTTGCAGAAATTATCTTTATGCGAATTCTAGGATATAGCGGTCTAACATGGGCAACCCCATTCTTCGGATTCGTTGTACTCGTTGCACTCGGTATTGATTACTCGATATTCCTTATGTCAAGATTTAATGAATATAATGGACTTTCTGTTCGCGATAGAATGATCAAAGCGATGAAAAATATGGGAGGCGTTATCTTCTCTGCTGTTATCATTCTCGGTGGAACTTTTGCCGCTATGATGCCGGCTGGTGTGCTTTCCTTGCTTGAAATTGCAACAGTAGTTCTAATTGGTCTAGTGCTTTATGCCGTCGTTATCTTACCGCTATTTGTTCCAGTAATGGTTAAATTGTTCGGTCGAGGCAATTGGTGGCCATTTATCACAAGAAAAGGGGACCATCAAGAAAACGTCCCACCTAAAGAATAA
- a CDS encoding uracil-DNA glycosylase, with amino-acid sequence MIKLENDWDELLKDEFNQSYYLKLRQFLKIEYQTKKVFPDMYDIFNALKHTAYKDVKVVILGQDPYHGPGQAHGLSFSVQKGVPIPPSLQNIYTELHQDLNCEIPNNGYLIPWAEQGVLLLNTVLTVRAGQANSHRGQGWETLTTRIIEMINQKEEPVVFLLWGNNAKEKLPLLTNPKHIAFTSVHPSPLSASHGFMGCKHFSKTNQFLAQNGIKPIDWQIPSI; translated from the coding sequence ATGATCAAACTCGAAAATGACTGGGATGAGTTACTAAAAGATGAGTTTAACCAATCTTATTATTTAAAACTTCGCCAGTTCCTAAAAATAGAATACCAAACCAAAAAAGTCTTTCCAGATATGTATGATATTTTTAATGCCTTAAAACACACTGCATATAAAGATGTAAAAGTAGTTATCCTTGGTCAAGATCCATATCACGGACCAGGGCAAGCACACGGACTCTCTTTTTCAGTACAAAAAGGAGTGCCAATTCCACCCTCGTTACAAAATATTTATACTGAATTACATCAGGATTTAAATTGTGAGATTCCAAACAACGGCTACTTAATACCTTGGGCAGAACAAGGCGTACTTTTGTTAAACACGGTACTAACCGTTCGTGCAGGTCAGGCCAATTCTCACCGTGGTCAAGGATGGGAAACGTTAACCACACGTATCATCGAAATGATTAACCAAAAAGAAGAGCCAGTAGTTTTTTTGCTTTGGGGGAATAATGCAAAAGAGAAATTACCATTATTAACTAATCCAAAACATATTGCATTCACTTCCGTTCATCCTAGCCCGCTATCCGCTTCACATGGTTTTATGGGATGTAAACATTTTTCTAAAACAAATCAATTTTTAGCGCAAAATGGTATCAAACCAATTGATTGGCAAATTCCTTCTATATAA
- the rnhC gene encoding ribonuclease HIII, translating to MANTVILVDPPTLEKMKQTYLPFSNPKLPPGAVFAAKKPGVSITGYKSRKVMFQGVKGEEEAKKWVTTLPEAKTKTPSVSKVVLPANFAAKNVIGSDEVGTGDFFGPITVCAAYVDAEMMPLLKELGVKDSKAMKDPEICRIAEKIMPIVPHSVLLCPNPKYNELQKKGMNQGQMKALLHNRAIENVLKKLAPRKPEAILIDQFAEKNTYYRYLAKEPSIIREDVFFATKAEGLHLSVAAASIIARYKFVQAFDAMSKEVGIPLPKGAGPHVDVVAAEIIERFGLETLAKYTKQHFANTEKALKIAKK from the coding sequence ATCGCAAATACAGTAATCTTAGTTGATCCACCGACACTTGAAAAAATGAAACAAACATATCTTCCCTTTTCTAATCCAAAACTACCGCCTGGAGCTGTTTTTGCTGCAAAAAAACCTGGCGTTTCTATCACTGGATATAAATCTCGTAAAGTAATGTTCCAAGGTGTAAAAGGAGAAGAAGAAGCGAAAAAATGGGTAACCACACTTCCAGAAGCAAAAACGAAGACGCCAAGTGTTTCAAAAGTCGTACTTCCAGCAAACTTTGCAGCAAAAAATGTGATTGGGTCTGATGAAGTGGGTACTGGTGATTTTTTTGGTCCAATTACAGTTTGCGCAGCTTATGTAGACGCTGAGATGATGCCGCTTTTAAAAGAGCTTGGTGTGAAAGATTCAAAAGCCATGAAAGACCCAGAAATTTGCCGCATCGCAGAGAAAATCATGCCAATCGTTCCACATAGTGTGCTACTCTGCCCTAATCCTAAATACAATGAACTTCAAAAAAAGGGCATGAACCAAGGCCAAATGAAAGCTTTACTACATAACCGTGCTATTGAGAATGTCCTTAAAAAACTTGCTCCAAGAAAACCAGAAGCTATTTTAATTGATCAATTTGCTGAAAAAAATACGTACTATCGATATTTAGCAAAAGAGCCAAGTATTATTCGGGAAGATGTATTTTTCGCAACGAAAGCAGAAGGACTTCATCTTTCTGTGGCAGCAGCTTCGATTATTGCTCGGTATAAATTTGTACAAGCCTTTGATGCTATGTCAAAAGAAGTTGGTATTCCACTTCCAAAAGGTGCCGGACCTCACGTGGACGTTGTTGCGGCAGAGATTATTGAACGATTTGGACTAGAAACATTAGCTAAATATACCAAACAGCATTTTGCTAATACAGAAAAAGCCCTGAAAATTGCTAAAAAATGA
- the zapA gene encoding cell division protein ZapA: MANERNKVVTTIYGREYTIVGVETADHLRKVAREVDEKMHEIGSQNHALDSGRLAVLTAVNATHDYLKLEQKYLELEQELARIKGRD; the protein is encoded by the coding sequence GTGGCAAATGAGAGAAATAAAGTAGTGACAACAATTTACGGTCGAGAATATACAATTGTTGGCGTAGAAACAGCAGACCACTTACGAAAAGTAGCTCGCGAGGTCGATGAAAAAATGCACGAAATCGGATCCCAAAATCATGCGCTAGATAGTGGCAGGCTCGCAGTATTAACAGCTGTAAATGCAACTCATGATTATCTAAAATTAGAACAAAAATATTTAGAGTTGGAACAAGAACTAGCTCGAATTAAAGGAAGAGATTAA
- a CDS encoding CvpA family protein: MILNAIILILLVCGFFAGYRTGLIKQLILLIGYILAFFISYTYYEDLAPHLTFIPYPGSDTADGLSIILQELRTETAYYNVLGFAIIFLVSIIVVHMLASLVGGLTKIPVLRQINGLLAAVFGVVKSYLIIFVVLFIMAIYPANWSENLIDSSTVAQWMLENTPILSEQFYDWMTDILPK; this comes from the coding sequence ATGATTTTAAATGCGATTATTTTAATTTTACTTGTTTGTGGTTTTTTTGCAGGATATAGAACTGGCCTAATCAAACAACTTATCTTATTAATTGGTTATATTTTGGCATTTTTTATCTCGTATACGTATTACGAAGATTTAGCGCCTCACTTAACTTTTATACCTTATCCAGGTAGCGATACTGCAGATGGATTATCCATTATTTTACAAGAATTACGAACAGAAACGGCTTATTACAATGTACTCGGATTTGCAATAATTTTCCTTGTTTCCATCATTGTTGTTCATATGCTAGCTTCACTTGTTGGCGGGTTGACTAAAATTCCAGTCTTGCGCCAAATCAACGGGTTATTAGCAGCTGTTTTTGGTGTTGTTAAGTCTTACTTAATTATTTTTGTTGTGTTGTTTATCATGGCAATTTATCCGGCAAATTGGTCTGAAAATCTAATTGATAGCTCGACGGTTGCTCAGTGGATGTTAGAAAACACGCCAATTTTGTCCGAAC